One segment of Triticum aestivum cultivar Chinese Spring chromosome 2A, IWGSC CS RefSeq v2.1, whole genome shotgun sequence DNA contains the following:
- the LOC123186879 gene encoding AT-rich interactive domain-containing protein 2, which produces MDLSAASALAVLSKLQLLGFCVGLQIPDDAADPSEVFDTILAAFLGEVYPGERDARPLPAALGDGRRVDLLRLFTAVRAAGGYAVVSSPSAGVWAAAAGSAALAAPVKLIYAKYLGALERWIQRLPEAQPPPSDEMRQELLLCVRGANGVEMEEPSMDCNGQHGALKRKREDIAGMLDWVRGLAESVSEEGAIAAGLADGYFPVALAAREAVSRKRARRASVTNGALSQETGCRCCRSTTCARIGVQCSKIVQQPGSDTNNLTRVVDVNGSSTVIEQASSVNGQLKHSKSQQRNKLLVGSNYQAVVPQWTGFPPENYGDPETLKWLGTNIWPPENENKITRTYHDPIGKGREYVCSCNVPRSVECVRFHIAERRLQLRRELGPAFYQWGFDHMGEEVALSWTDEEEASFKAVMQTYAPSPARNLWNHLQSSFRWKPRKELVSYYFNCFLLRRRCYQNRTAPKKIDSDDEEETEFRFLGNRMGQSATKYDSTKRTVCIQSTHCMDLDDE; this is translated from the exons ATGGATCTTTCCGCCGCAAGCGCCCTCGCCGTCCTCAGCAAGCTGCAGCTCCTCGGCTTCTGCGTCGGCCTCCAGATCCCCGACGACGCCGCCGACCCCTCCGAGGTGTTCGACACCATCCTCGCCGCGTTCCTGGGCGAGGTCTACCCCGGCGAGCGCGATGCGCGCCCGCTCCCGGCCGCCCTCGGCGACGGGCGCCGCGTGGACCTCCTCCGCCTCTTCACCGCCGTCCGCGCCGCCGGCGGCTACGCCGTGGTCTCGTCGCCCTCTGCCGGCGTCTGGGCCGCAGCCGCCGGATCCGCGGCCCTCGCCGCGCCCGTCAAGCTGATCTATGCCAAGTACCTCGGCGCGCTGGAGCGCTGGATCCAGAGGCTCCCGGAGGCACAACCACCGCCGTCTGACGAGATGCGGCAGGAGCTGCTGCTCTGCGTCCGCGGTGCCAATGGAGTTGAGATGGAGGAGCCGTCCATGGACTGCAATGGGCAGCATGGCGCGCTCAAGAGGAAGAGGGAAGACATTGCTGGGATGCTGGATTGGGTGAGGGGGCTCGCCGAGAGTGTCTCGGAGGAGGGCGCCATCGCCGCCGGGTTGGCGGATGGATACTTCCCGGTGGCATTGGCGGCGCGGGAGGCGGTGTCCAGGAAGAGGGCACGCCGCGCAAGCGTGACCAACGGCGCGCTCTCGCAG GAAACTGGTTGCAGGTGCTGCAGGAGTACCACCTGTGCCAGAATTGGTGTTCAATGCAGCAAAATTGTTCAACAACCTGGTTCGGATACTAATAATCTAACAAGAGTTGTTGATGTGAATGGATCCTCGACGGTCATAGAACAGGCGAGCAGTGTGAACGGACAATTGAAGCATTCTAAAAGTCAGCAGAGGAACAAACTACTAGTGGGCTCCAATTATCAAGCAGTGGTGCCACAGTGGACTGGCTTTCCGCCTGAAAATTACGGCGATCCGGAAACCCTCAAATGGCTGGGCACAAACATCTGGCCTCCAGAAAATGAGAACAAAATAACCCGAACTTACCATGACCCTATTGGCAAAGGCAGAGAATATGTTTGCAGCTGCAACGTCCCGCGATCAGTAGAATGTGTCAGGTTTCACATTGCAGAAAGGCGGCTGCAGCTGAGACGTGAACTCGGCCCTGCTTTCTACCAGTGGGGATTTGACCATATGGGCGAGGAGGTTGCCCTTTCTTGGACGGATGAAGAGGAGGCAAGTTTCAAGGCTGTAATGCAGACCTATGCGCCATCTCCAGCAAGGAATTTATGGAACCATCTTCAGTCATCCTTCCGCTGGAAGCCGAGGAAAGAACTTGTGAGCTATTATTTTAATTGTTTTCTGCTTAGGCGGAGGTGTTACCAGAATAGGACCGCACCAAAGAAGATAgatagtgatgacgaggaagagacagAGTTTAGGTTTTTGGGAAACCGTATGGGACAAAGTGCAACCAAGTATGACAGCACCAAGCGCACCGTTTGCATTCAGAGTACTCACTGCATGGATCTGGATGATGAGTAG
- the LOC123186880 gene encoding uncharacterized protein: MPRQRIFPNTIKEAVQEIIPYLEDTSNAAHKAIYFDGWDGMAASVVLRAIVEDPPPSLLKKFDKIIHVDCSKWKSQRALQRTIAQELKLPHRVMDILDRQDEDDDFRGVDESSRAEIGVIARELHKALREHICLLVFHNGSNNLVDLADCGIPQPPIFDVKVLWTFRGRLRLNQGISEKVDPSHLFLYDEYSTYGWNYLLQIEAREIAGYTDNLGAAAATECCLYLLSLNSQGGNIMDYDWATHASNYWVCDGIIQGGQGDEAWKVAAALHQHIDMEDYASNALPSFGHRLETPPKRWILAKDSSVVQPESTSFFLTAAASESDPLLRPLPNDMFHQSDKLRVLKLCHCTFSFSSPPFSRCHKLRFLGLDGCKDQRAEEDEKQDMDFLKSLWVIDIQNTDWHLPSSPEMIKQMAANIREVHIKNGMFWHIIFALGQPQNLHKLRVIDPTCCSLETGLPSLSSSTSLKTLVLDGRVGLKVIEGLPPSLESFSLDARPKKDGYKEAKISRISMAGCARLSDFTLRGSLPNLEELDLSGTGVKTLVLTTQVVLAPCLQRVMLLGCEQLRAVLWPEMGMPQLSLLCIDTRGGEEVGRIPPGFDKLKKGDCQAYVAMMDMKFIQLLVLTSSNMFWNTNIDMFNLNLCISASGQWRNKKNMDSDNSGEKLGPALAKPLMSNSSHNPYIDAGIDNISIDHDYNSASQFQSSTYHVEIGDGISNTCVDSIQATKAMIFATNKAKSLCVHDNSSITTVIPEHMMSIEGEKLLWLELESCHVVRCPKMHTVFNTIYGYIRFPKLVNFCAADLLMTHCIWSKERTLNVEDNRSFAKLQSIHLFSCPRLTFVLQWSRLYILSSLETLHIVFCGDLRQAFPVAPEVLTRIANYHKGVLEFPNLKHIYLHQLFKLQHICEAKMFAPKLETIRVRGCWGLRRLPAVGRDNRPVVDCEKDWWEKLEWDGLEAGHDPSLFKPRHSAYYRKPLPRCSVLCVFPSSRIKWCIKA, translated from the exons ATGCCTCGACAG AGGATTTTCCCGAATACTATCAAAGAAGCCGTGCAAGAGATAATCCCCTATTTGGAGGATACGAGCAATGCTGCACACAAGGCCATATATTTTGATGGATGGGATGGGATGGCTGCTTCGGTGGTGCTTAGAGCCATAGTTGAAGACCCGCCACCGTCACTGCTGAAGAAATTCGACAAGATCATCCATGTTGATTGCTCGAAGTGGAAAAGCCAAAGAGCACTCCAAAGGACAATCGCACAAGAACTGAAGCTCCCTCATCGGGTAATGGATATTTTGGATAggcaagatgaagatgatgatttCAGAGGGGTAGATGAAAGCTCCAGAGCTGAGATTGGAGTCATTGCGAGGGAGCTACATAAAGCCCTACGAGAACACATATGCTTATTGGTCTTCCATAATGGCAGCAACAATTTGGTTGACTTGGCTGATTGTGGCATTCCTCAACCGCCTATCTTTGATGTTAAGGTATTGTGGACATTTCGAGGAAGGCTTCGGCTCAACCAAGGAATTAGTGAGAAGGTGGATCCTTCGCATCTTTTCCTTTATGATGAGTACAGTACTTACGGGTGGAATTATTTGCTTCAAATAGAGGCTAGAGAAATTGCTGGGTACACGGATAATCTTGGTGCAGCAGCAGCTACCGAGTGTTGCTTGTATCTCTTGTCATTAAATTCTCAAGGAGGCAATATCATGGACTATGACTGGGCCACACATGCTTCCAACTATTGGGTATGTGATGGGATTATACAGGGAGGTCAGGGTGATGAAGCATGGAAGGTTGCTGCTGCTCTGCATCAACATATAGATATGGAGGATTATGCATCTAATGCACTGCCCTCTTTTGGTCATCGGTTGGAGACTCCTCCGAAACGATGGATATTGGCCAAGGACAGCTCTGTTGTGCAGCCAGAGTCAACGTCATTTTTCCTCACTGCAGCCGCAAGCGAGTCTGATCCATTGTTAAGACCCTTACCTAATGACATGTTTCATCAATCGGACAAACTTCGGGTGCTCAAGTTATGTCATTGCACCTTCAGTTTTTCCTCTCCTCCTTTTAGTCGTTGCCACAAGTTGAGATTCCTTGGATTAGATGGCTGCAAGGACCAGCGAGCAGAAGAAGATGAGAAGCAAGATATGGATTTTTTGAAGAGCCTATGGGTGATAGACATACAAAATACAGACTGGCATCTGCCTTCATCACCAGAGATGATAAAGCAGATGGCTGCAAACATTAGGGAAGTACATATAAAGAATGGAATGTTTTGGCACATCATTTTTGCATTGGGACAGCCACAAAATCTTCACAAGCTTCGCGTTATTGACCCTACATGCTGCTCTTTGGAGACAGGTTTGCCCAGCTTGTCAAGTTCAACTAGCCTCAAGACTCTGGTTCTAGATGGTCGTGTTGGTTTGAAAGTTATAGAAGGACTCCCTCCATCCCTTGAATCATTCAGCTTAGATGCCAGACCAAAAAAGGATGGTTACAAGGAAGCCAAAATAAGTCGCATCTCCATGGCTGGCTGTGCAAGATTGTCTGACTTCACACTGCGTGGATCACTTCCAAACCTTGAGGAGCTGGACCTCTCAGGCACAGGAGTCAAGACACTTGTCCTTACAACTCAGGTGGTGCTGGCCCCATGTCTCCAGCGAGTCATGCTGTTGGGATGTGAGCAACTCCGTGCTGTGCTTTGGCCAGAAATGGGGATGCCCCAACTAAGTTTGCTCTGCATTGACACTCGAGGAGGAGAAGAGGTCGGAAGAATACCACCTGGTTTTGATAAGTTAAAAAAGGGTGATTGTCAAGCATATGTTGCTATGATGGACATGAAATTCATTCAGTTATTGGTGCTAACAAGTTCCAATATGTTTTGGAACACTAACATTGATATGTTCAATCTAAATCTCTGCATATCTGCAAGTGGACAGTGGCGCAATAAGAAGAATATGGACTCTGATAACAGTGGGGAAAAATTGGGGCCAGCCCTAGCAAAGCCATTAATGTCCAATTCTTCTCACAACCCCTACATTGATGCAGGTATTGACAACATAAGTATAGATCATGACTACAACAGTGCATCCCAATTTCAGTCATCGACCTACCATGTGGAGATTGGTGATGGAATTAGCAACACTTGTGTCGATAGCATACAAGCAACCAAGGCTATGATCTTTGCAACGAACAAGGCCAAGTCGTTGTGTGTGCATGACAATTCTTCCATCACCACAGTCATCCCAGAACACATGATGTCCATAGAGGGAGAGAAACTTTTATGGCTAGAACTGGAATCTTGTCACGTGGTGAGATGCCCCAAGATGCATACAGTCTTCAATACTATCTATGGATACATCAGATTTCCAAAACTAGTGAACTTTTGTGCGGCTGATCTGCTGATGACCCATTGCATTTGGAGCAAAGAGAGGACACTCAATGTTGAAGATAATCGCTCCTTTGCGAAACTGCAGAGCATACACCTGTTCTCCTGCCCGAGGCTCACATTTGTCCTCCAGTGGTCCAGGTTATACATCTTGAGTAGCCTGGAGACCCTCCACATCGTCTTCTGTGGTGATCTAAGGCAAGCGTTCCCTGTGGCGCCAGAGGTTCTGACAAGAATAGCTAACTACCATAAAGGTGTACTGGAATTCCCAAACCTGAAGCATATCTACTTGCATCAGCTCTTCAAGCTGCAACATATATGTGAAGCCAAGATGTTTGCTCCCAAGCTGGAGACCATCAGGGTGAGGGGATGCTGGGGTTTGAGGCGGCTCCCGGCTGTCGGCCGAGACAACCGCCCAGTTGTGGACTGCGAGAAGGATTGGTGGGAGAAGTTGGAGTGGGACGGGCTGGAGGCTGGCCATGACCCTTCCCTCTTCAAGCCACGCCACTCGGCGTATTACAGGAAGCCCCTGCCTAGATGCTCAGTTCTGTGTGTGTTTCCTTCCTCAAGAATAAAGTGGTGCATCAAGGCTTAA
- the LOC123186881 gene encoding protein YIF1B-B, with the protein MYDNYRNPHPPGMQMPPPNPQPGPYDNPLYGASSGLIKTGLGVYGEKFLGSSSEFMQSNISRYFSNPQYYFHVNDQYVRNKLKVILFPFLHRGHWTRISEPVGGRLSYKPPMYDINAPDLYIPFMAFGTFIILAGFTLGFMGKFTPEAINLQFTRGLIGWGLQIVFLKGLLYSMGGGEVPLLDLVAYSGYLFAGLSLAIVARLLWAYSYYVMMPWMSLCMGIFLVRTMKRVIFTEMRGSERHSTRQHYFLLFMAIVQFPLFFWLGSIGA; encoded by the exons ATGTATGATAACTACAGAAATCCCCATCCTCCCGGGATGCAGATGCCCCCACCAAACCCTCAGCCTGGCCCATATGACAATCCATTATATGGCGCAAGCTCAGGCCTGATTAAAACTGGGTTAGGAGTATATGGGGAGAAGTTCCTCGGCTCCAGTTCAGAATTCATGCAGAGCAAT ATCAGTAGATACTTCTCCAACCCACAGTACTACTTCCATGTGAATGATCAGTATGTCAGGAACAAGTTGAAAGTCATACTGTTCCCGTTCCTTCACAGG GGGCACTGGACCCGGATAAGTGAGCCTGTTGGTGGCCGGTTGTCATACAAACCTCCAATGTACGACATAAATGCGCCAGATCTGTACATCCCTTTCATGGCGTTTGGTACCTTCATTATTCTTGCAGGCTTCACACTGGGCTTCATGGGAAA GTTCACTCCAGAAGCCATAAACCTTCAGTTCACAAGAGGGCTGATCGGATGGGGCCTACAGATCGTGTTCCTGAAAGGGCTCCTCTACTCGATGGGCGGTGGCGAGGTGCCGCTGCTCGACCTGGTAGCCTACAGCGGGTACCTGTTCGCAGGGCTCTCCCTGGCCATCGTCGCTCGGCTCCTATGGGCCTACTCATACTACGTGATGATGCCGTGGATGAGCCTGTGCATGGGGATTTTTTTGGTGAGGACGATGAAGCGGGTGATCTTCACGGAGATGCGGGGCAGCGAGAGGCACTCGACGCGGCAGCACTACTTCCTGCTCTTCATGGCCATCGTGCAGTTCCCCCTCTTCTTCTGGCTCGGCAGCATAGGCGCATGA
- the LOC123186882 gene encoding ATG8-interacting protein 1 — protein sequence MSDSEKEVPVQVDQGATRGADWEVVTLTASTYAAAPSGPQGAAEGKRLGDGNDGRGSSSTLLMSDHFVFPPSEHENLPIETALLEPQESTSVEDAGFKNVGGGYDDGSETVKYYDEGKSLSVHDAEMMMGDAAEFHTQDGYVVHDDDDDDSQDKVDAPPLDSGSSSSKGRGGSGAPCQCWLKKHMSCLYDQAKETNHLWGAVVVAALVGLVILWRKDKLHMSCLKWRSRSAVS from the exons ATGTCTGACAGCGAGAAAGAGGTGCCAGTGCAAGTGGACCAAGGCGCCACCCGGGGGGCCGACTGGGAGGTGGTCACGCTCACCGCGTCCACCTACGCGGCTGCGCCCAGCGGGCCACAAGGAGCAGCAGAGGGCAAGAGGCTCGGCGACGGCAACGACGGCCGCGGCTCGTCCAGCACGCTGCTCATGTCGGACCACTTCGTGTTCCCCCCCAGCGAGCACGAGAACCTGCCCATAGAGACCGCCCTGCTCGAGCCCCAGGAAAGTACCAGCGTGGAAGATGCTGGCTTCAAGAACGTGGGAGGAGGCTATGATGATGGGTCCGAGACGGTCAAGTACTATGATGAGGGGAAGAGCCTGTCGGTACATGATGCCGAGATGATGATGGGTGATGCGGCTGAGTTCCACACCCAAGATGGTTACGTtgtccatgatgatgatgatgatgattcccAGGACAAAGTTGATGCGCCTCCtctggacagcggcagcagcagcagcaaggggcgTGGCGGCTCTGGTGCCCCCTGCCAGTGCTGGTTGAAGAAGCACATGTCATGCCTGTATGACCAAGCTAAGGAGACTAATCATCTCTGGGGTGCCGTGGTTGTGGCTGCCCTGGTTGGCCTTGTCATCTTGTGGCGCAAAGACAAGTTGCACATGAGCTGCCTTAAATGGCGCTCTCGCTCAGCAGTCAG TTGA